Genomic window (Daucus carota subsp. sativus chromosome 5, DH1 v3.0, whole genome shotgun sequence):
aatatatatatataaaaatatgaatgaaCAGTATGAAGTAACTAATCTCATATATTTAAGTGCTAGCATACGAATTAATTATAAGAAggaatgaaaatataaaaatgataaaagaAAGATAATCACACACCAAGCGTGAAAAAGTAAGATAGAGGCAAATTTTTGAAACATATGTCTTGAGTAGCTAGTGCCTATCGTGCTAACCTCGGACTAGGGCTGCACATGGGCTGGGTTGGGCCGGTTTCGGCCATTCAAGcgacccaacccatttagtacgggttagaaaaatttaacccattaatcataaaaagaatTAGAAACCCAACCCTACTAATTGTAtgacgggttgggttggttaggGTAGGGTTGATCGGGTTGAAAATTTTGCAAGATAAGCATAATCCAAAATATGTTTTGCACCATTTTGTTGTATACAATTAGCAATAACATAGGACACTGCACCGGTACAAAATATCAGGTGCTTTTAGAGTGCAATGTGAGTCGtttgatttgaactataaagctttatttctaattgtttctGCACACTGCACTACACTCACTGCACATTCTATcatcaaataagtaaatatagttccgtaagcaaccaaaaatattctactccctccgtctcttattacttttcctgtttctctctagcacgtttgccaatacacacttttgatccttaatatcattaattttgtattagtattaaatataaaaacttcattgtattaaagtactcgtgaatacgaattcaACAATATCACtcacgactatatttagtcttatagattagatgtaaattagtaattagtcttatgttatgaacagtcccgacatatcaaacgagaaaagaataaagaaacggagggagtatcagagTGTTTATATTTTGaccgggttgggttggtttagggtttttaaaagtcatattTCGACCCAACCCATTATAAACGGCTCAACCAAAAATCAACCCAATTAACCCACGGTTTGGAATGGGTCGGGTTAGTCGGCCTAGTTcaaggttgggttgggttggtttgaaCGGGTTGGACAACCCATGAGCAGCCCTGCCTCGGACCACTTGTGGGAAAACCTTTAAATCCCCGTATAACAGGGTCATCTAACTATACGGGGTCATCTAACCTGCATTGCAATATGATAAGAGTGAAGGGTCCTGTTCCTTGACAACCGCGTGTTAAATAAGGgtatctaacacactgtacgggggccgttagatctatatttcaaaggCTCAGATTCAATCTgagattttaatgtatccgcTATAAAAAACCGGGGATAGGGAAAACTCCCttccgcggtaaataaccgcggataggGAGTTTTCCCTTCCGCGGAAAATAACCGCGGATACATTAAAAACCCAAAATTGGATCTGAGcccttaaaatataaattcagtGGCCCCggtacagtgtgttagatacCCTTATCTAACACGTGGTTGCTGTAGAACAGTACCCAAGAGTGAAATTGAAGAAACAAAAGTAATGATTGTTGAGTAATTGAAAGAAGATGGGGGTTGACGTGGACATTTGATTGCTAACAATAATGAGAGGAACGCCTTTGGGTCTGGAGCGTGAGGAGACGCAAAAGGGCATGAAAATTGTGAAGATGGTGTGGTTGAGAAAAGTAGCCAATGTTTTTGAAAATGAACCAACTCCTCCGATGACTATCTTTTTGGGAACTCCTCTCATGTGCTTCGCCGACGCTGCTCACTCCGTACCCatcaatcttttctttttctaggctttttttcttttttacttcaATTTCTGAATACAATACAGAGCACCCACTAGAAATCAGTCTCCACTCGCCCTTTTCActtccaaaatatatattttctcgtaagatgatttttctttttgtcgATTGACTTGACCTCGAGGAAAACTCtcataatatattttggtaaaattaattgaaggtagggtgatttttttattaaaaagaaacaaaactagTTACTTATGTGAAAGTAATGTTTTCAAATCTAtgcatgattttgattttttacttCTCGAATCTCCTTAATTTAAGTTGAAATTGTTTTTTTACGTGGAAAAAATGAAGGagatatattttgttatattagaTAGGAGGTTAGGGCCGTATGGAAGGGGATGATAGTAGATGGGGATGATAGTATGTAGGACAGGTAAATAGTGTTGCTTAAATCAATCATCTAAGCCATCCCGTCATATGTTATGGGCGTGTTTTCCTTCCTCAATAGTTATGCAACAAGTTGGAAGTGTTAATGTCAAATGTGAAAGCCGGGAATTCGATGGATGGGTTGGGATAAAATGTGCTACCTAAAAAAATCGAGGGGATAAGATTATGATGAGTTAGAGAGTTTAACATCGCAATATCGAGAAACAAGTGAATTTAGCATAATGGGATTTTGACAAGTTAAAGAGTTTAACGTCCATATGCTAGGAAAGCAAGCATGGAGGTCGATAACGGAACCTCATTCGTTAGTGACCAGGTTACTTAAAGCTAGAACTACTATTttctataatttaaatttttgatcaaaTACTATCCGATAtgaatttcatgaaaaaaaattcatattaaattttcttcaaatactagaagatttgaattaaaaaagaaaaaagaaaaaaaggataCTAGTGAAATACACCTTCATTTTGTATATTGGATCAACTTCCGCATGTAATTGGGCCTTccatgaaataaataaaaagaaccGTGAAAAGGATTTGAGTAGACAAAGGACATCCAATTGAATATGCTCTGAGCTTTGTATGTATTTGTTTTTGTCAAATGAAGTAAAACCGTTGGCGAGCAAATTCGAGCTCAAACTTACTTCCGATACAAATTCAGAAACTCAAGTATATAACCgattggatttatttttaaatcacatgaataatatttaatacaaaattttgtactacTGTATAAAATAACATGATAATTGAGGTGAGCTATTTTAATTGATGTTATTTATATTCTAAAgaattaattttaacaaaaacttgacacatcatttattaaaacaaattacCGAATTTTATGCATAAATCATTTTCTTTTACAAACACCAATTTTCTTTACTAGAAGCCTCAATGAATCAGATCGCTAATTCCGACAGAGCAGCCTTATTTgaagtttgataattaatatggttGAAGCTGCAGAaatcttagagcaactccaatagcTTAGctatttggagtcttaaaccaaaatacgaagaatatgagaaaataatccactccaacagTATCCTAATCATTCTTTAAATCACTAAAATCCATTAGCCATGCGGCCCATGTCTTATATTTAGCtaacctctctcctctcctaaatcttattttataatacattttgaaaacaaatatgacttttaataataaaatagtatataaggaatgaatataagaaatattgttggagatgagaataactattattatcttaagtcaTTAGGAtccaatatttaatattatatttaaaaatgtgctaAGATggtgctggagatgctcttaacagCTAGTGAAGCACAACTAAAGTTTACAAAATGTTTTATGAAAAAGGAGTAaagtttatataaaaatgttcatatatcatatttagCTCTAGGAAAAACATGCCTTATAAGCAAACAATAGTGGTACCAACAACCCATATTTGATGTATAATACAAGAAATCATATAATCTCAAAGACGAGACATGGCCAGAACTTGGTCGTGAGTTTCATGTCCATTGTAATTTGGTCGGCTGTTTCCTTTGTTTGTCGGTTTCTTGGCTGCTGGTTTCTCGGAGATGACCAGAGTCTTTGCAATTTCTCTGAGCTCAGTCTTTCTTGGTTTTCCTGTTGCCGTTTTTGGTATTTCATTTAGAAACTGAATCTTCTTGGGGACCATATATTTTGGCAAATTTTGGTGACAATGCTTCAGCAGATCCTCCTCCTGTAGTTTGTTCTTGTCTGTGGTTTTCGCAACAACGAAGGCGCAGGGGCTCTCGCCCCATCGCGGATGGGGCATGGCCACCACCGCGGCCTCGATGACACTCGGGTGTTTGTAAAGAATGGACTCTAGTTCGACACTGCTTATGTTTTCACCACCAGAGATAATGACATCTTTGGACCTGTCCTTGATTTCAAGGTAGCCGTCGGGGTAGATTACCCCGACGTCGCCTGTCAAGAACCAGCCTTGCTTGAAGGCCTTTTGTGTGGCGACTTTGTCTTTGAAGTAGCCTTTCATGATACTGCTACCACGGAGAACTATTTCCCCCATTGTCCTGCCATCATGAGGCACACTTTGCATCGTGCTCAAGTCTTTGACATCGACATCGGCCAAGGTGAGTATACTGACCCCCTGACGAGCCTTGAGTTTGGCCTGCTCTTGTCGCGGCAGGATGTTCCATTTAGCCTGCCACTCGCAGACCAGAGCAGGCCCGGTGGCCTCGGTGAGGCCATAGGCATGCATGACATGGAAACCGAGGCGTTCCAACTTTTCCAGGAGGGGCGCTGGCGGGGGCGCCCCTCCAGTAAGTATATTTACCGGATTACTGATATTGCGTTTCTCCTCGGGTTTTGCCTCAAGGAGAATAGTGAAAACAACAGGAGCGCAGCACATGTGCGTGACCTTGTGCTGCGCAATGGCAGAGTACATTTCTTGAGCAGTCGTGTTGCGGATGCATATGTTGGTGCCGCCGCGTGCAGCCACTCCCCATGTGAAGGTCCAGCCATTACAATGGAACATAGGGAGGGACCACAGATACACAGGCTCCGTCCCCATTTCCCACCCCTGGATCAAACTCATGGTACTCAAAAAAGCGCCTCTATGACTATACACCACTCCTTTGGGCGCTGAGGTGGTTCCAGAGGTGTAATTGAGCGCTATCGCGTCCCACTCGTCTTGCAGCTCCTCAGGGACGTAGCTAGGATCTCCATGGCGGACAAGTTGTTCGTATTCCAGCTCTCCCAGACGGATTCCAGTGGGGGAATCAATGTCATCAATGACGATGACCAGAGGAAGGCACGAATAATTCTGGGAGATGAGGAGGCGGAGGGCATCACGGGCAACAGGCACGTATTCGTAGTCCACAAACAACATTTTTGCTTCAGAGTGACGGAGAATAGTAGCTATGTTGTTGGCATCCAGCCTAGTGTTAATGGCGTTGAGGACAGCGCCAGCCATGGGCACTGCAAAGTGCATTTCATACAATGCAGGAGTGTTTGGTGCTAAAACGGACACCTATTCATTCAATTTCACAAAAACATAAATCAATTAATCATCAAATATTAGCCATTTAGGCAATCTAAAAGGTGActtcttgtttaaagtaaagaagtagaTTACAactgagaagtaaataagttaccACGTCGTTTTTGGTAATGTTGAGGGAACGAAGAGAGGAGGAGAGACGACAGCAGCGCTGATAAGTCTGGAGCCAGTTAAAGCGAACATTGGCATATATAACAGAGGCCCGGTTGGCATAAACCATAGAAGCTCTCTTCAAGAAGGTGGTAGGAGTGAGTGCTACATAATTGGCTCCACACTTGCTTAGCTCATCCATTATGTATATAGATATGTCTGTATATATATGGATATGGTTTGTGTTTATAAATGCTGCCTAGCTAACTGGGTTAACAAGAGCAAGGAAGATATAAAGATTTTGAAGTGAGTAAGGAGAAGGGAGATGTCAGGTGTTTTTATAGGAGGGAAAGAAAAGGATAAAAAGGCGAAGGAGTGCAGGATGTTTAGGTGGAAGTGAGAGTGAGGTGAATATTTCCCGGAAATTAACAGGAAGAGGAGTAGTTTGAACATGGACTTTTTGACTAGAAATACATATGGATGGATGGATGGATTTCTCTGCTCATGCTTTCATATCTTCTGCTTCTTGGCTGCTTGACTTAACCACTTTATTCTTCCACTCTCTTAACTTCTTGTAACCAATTCACCACACAAACTTATTACTATCATTACTTTTTACTGCATAATTAATAGAAATGTAATGTATAACAGACATACTACAAACTTTCTGCAAAGAAACAAATGTGAAAGAACTTATAATAGGTTGAAGAGCTTAACTAACGTTAACTAAcggaaattgaaattttatattcatacaTTTTGTTTGGTTGAGCAAAATTTTTGTGTGGAATGAGAATCTCATTCCTTCTGAGAGAGTAAATCATTCTTTTCATACCTCTTGTATTACCTTTTCTCATAACCGTCATAACCGTATTCTCATATCTCTCATTCCGATTCCCGGTTTTCATTCTTACCGACCATCCTCCAAACACGTAGTTAATTGGTTATAAATATGAAGTTAATTCATATATACTATTTGAAATCATCatggaaattataataaataagaagTTACTGTAGAATTTTGTGTTTGCTTGATAAATAGGTTTTAACTTTTTACCGAAATTGCAAGTTATCGAGGGGTATAGGTGAATAACTTCTAacgatttattatttataagtatttataagtatttaaaattttagaaactTCTAATTCACAAATATCTAAATGTCAACCGAAGAACACCAAATATAATCTTAATTCATGATTTTATTAAACGGGAAAATCCGTGTTGAAATCAATTCAAATTCCGTTCAACAGTCCCCTGATTTCTCAGAACCCAAGTGCTTGGAGCCAAAACAGAGGTTGTTATACTGACTGGAAAGGAGTTGAGCTCCTTTTACCATCTATTATTATATACTGTATACTGTATGCTCTGTGTTAGTGTTAATTGTTAAATAGGAGTATATTTAAGTAGTTGATATCATTGTTATGGGGGTTACGATGATTTGAATAATGCAATTTGTCAGTcgatataagtatatatacttATTATCGTAACAACTGTACCTAACATCtaagattaattaatttcgtTGTTAGTAAATTACCCGTACGTACAAGCCTCATTGTGATTCGTGATTCTGTTCAAACAAAACGCTCGGTATTTTTGTTCTAAAAATTACCGATTAATCTTTTAAGAAATGGCCGATCGATTcgatatttgaaatattaataattataaatttttcttaatcgaaatatatataataagttattgaaattgaatactatattactttaaatatgaataaatatagaatttataatattataaatatattttttattaaataactaatataataacaactaattattaaaaggaatatttaaatattaaaatacaaatgatTTTACTCCGACTAATTCCTGATTTCCGATAAATCCTGAATCGGCAGCTCAAACGATTTGGTATAATTACCGATTTATGTAACCCCGCTACTCGGAAAAATGTACTCCAATAATTTACTGacaatgatttttttaataactatAATGCGTAAGTATATCAttgtgaaatattaaaattaagttagtATCTTAGTATCTATAAAAATCTTCATTATACTACCCCAATTTCGCATAAaattattgttaaaatattaaaataagaattaaatatattacgTTGAGACTGCGCTGATAATcctctttttttatataaataatttgataacATTTGCCCTTCGAAAAGAAATTCACAACAATATTTGTACCCCGGGCTCTACTTATATGTTGAGGTTTTTATGCTTTTTTGGCTCTGTATGTATAGGCTGTAGCTGCGCCTATTGTTTTCTTTTACGTGATTCTTAATATAAGTATGTCCATCGACTTGACTATTGAAAAATACGTGATACAACTTCTGCATTTTTGGTATTGTTTACATGTTCACACTGAGGTTGCAACTTACAAGTGTGTATAAATTATCATATAATGTCAACTTTGTATGTAGACAACCACAGAAGCTGGTTTCAAGTTGAGTGACCGGTAATTAACTAATTATGCTAGCTGTATAAATTGAGTAATTAATTTACAGATGTTGCGATATGACGATTCAATCGTAAAACTATCAAATTACACGAACAAATTTAATTATGTCAACTGGATCTGGATTCAAGACCGCCTCCGCGTAAATATTTGTCATGCTTGCAGTCCCGCTCATTATATTATTCTCACAACCTTATTCCCAgcgaattgtatacagttttctttttgggacgtcctaccaattgtatacattctcaaaataacaattttttataatataaaacatcattacacccactactttcttccactatctctattttataataatataaaccctattacacccactacttcccTCCACtaactcaaatctattattaaatataaacggGTCCCACcattatacccacttttcatccaactttactcatatTTTACCCAATtccttggtctccgtgtctcaaccatttgtatacaaatggctgggacggagggagtattacatttaaagagttaattacactttatAACCTCTAAATTGGTTCCAAATATAATTTAGTACGTAAACTTTAAAACGTGACAATATACACTCTACACTTAACATTTCTATGTAAGTTATAACTcgtagtcactattccgtccaaatctgccgttaactttaactgtttgagatgtaataccattcataaaaaatgtgcgaaactcaatatataatattttcaaaatttcgactaacgatacagtgatatttttgatataaatttttctaatgagtgtctcatttgagtcaatttgagAATTagtgactcaattgatacatttggacgaaacgagtggcctacttgatatttatccctcttaaaatttatttcaccTAAACTTTTAAACCCAGAAATCAAACACCCATGCCTTACGCCAAGGTATAACTGGACATGTATTCTTCAAATTTTTCAGTGATCTAATCATGCCCTTCTTCCGACTTAAATTCTTTGATGAATTACTATTTCTATTTTAGCTGCACTACGCAATTCTCTCCCTCACTCCTCCGGTGTAACAGAAATGTGTAGGTGTAGCCGAGTGGGGGCCGAATGGAAATCGTATTAAAAGTAACACAGCTAGGAATAGGACCaccaactaatttaattttgtatcgtGTATCTATGTTTTCTGTACTTTTGATTGCGACAACTTatgaaaattcataatttatatacaaaattttttaCCATTGTTGTTTCTAAATTTTAGATGCCGTACTCTTCCATTTCGTCTTCCTCctgatattaaaaattttgtttttatgctGGAAAATTACTCAAGTGTTTGAAATGGAAATGAAATGTTAATTGCGAAGAAATTTGTTAGAAGGTCACCAGGTCAAATGGAAGATGCACCTAAAGAAACGAAATACtaagaaaatagaaaaatatgaTAACCTG
Coding sequences:
- the LOC108220682 gene encoding trans-cinnamate:CoA ligase, peroxisomal encodes the protein MDELSKCGANYVALTPTTFLKRASMVYANRASVIYANVRFNWLQTYQRCCRLSSSLRSLNITKNDVVSVLAPNTPALYEMHFAVPMAGAVLNAINTRLDANNIATILRHSEAKMLFVDYEYVPVARDALRLLISQNYSCLPLVIVIDDIDSPTGIRLGELEYEQLVRHGDPSYVPEELQDEWDAIALNYTSGTTSAPKGVVYSHRGAFLSTMSLIQGWEMGTEPVYLWSLPMFHCNGWTFTWGVAARGGTNICIRNTTAQEMYSAIAQHKVTHMCCAPVVFTILLEAKPEEKRNISNPVNILTGGAPPPAPLLEKLERLGFHVMHAYGLTEATGPALVCEWQAKWNILPRQEQAKLKARQGVSILTLADVDVKDLSTMQSVPHDGRTMGEIVLRGSSIMKGYFKDKVATQKAFKQGWFLTGDVGVIYPDGYLEIKDRSKDVIISGGENISSVELESILYKHPSVIEAAVVAMPHPRWGESPCAFVVAKTTDKNKLQEEDLLKHCHQNLPKYMVPKKIQFLNEIPKTATGKPRKTELREIAKTLVISEKPAAKKPTNKGNSRPNYNGHETHDQVLAMSRL